The bacterium genomic interval TTTTGACGATTTGGGCCGGTACGCCGGCCGCCACGCTGCCGTCCGGCAGGTCGATGTTCACCACGGCGTTCGCGCCCACGGCCACGTCAGCGCCGATGCGGATCTTCCCGAACACCTTGGCGCCGGGCCCGAAGTAGACGCGATCGCCGACGCTGGGCACGCCGCGCCGTTCGCCCCGCCCACCGACGCCGATGGTCACCCCCTGGGAGAGATTGCAGTTCTCCCCGATCACGCAGCGGCTGCTGAGGACGATGCCCCCGTGGTGTCCGATGTAGAGCCCGGGACCGATGCGGGCGGCAGCGGGCAAGCGGATGCCGGTCAGCAGCTCCAGCCAGAGCTGCCAGGGCTGGCGCAGGAAGCTCAGGAGGCGCGGCCAGACCCAGTGGCGTCGCTCGGCCAGCCAGCGCGCGC includes:
- a CDS encoding serine acetyltransferase, whose amino-acid sequence is MSHLKRDLDRYYFIMGTPGPWRRLRTLLGTPTIWAIIDYRCARWLAERRHWVWPRLLSFLRQPWQLWLELLTGIRLPAAARIGPGLYIGHHGGIVLSSRCVIGENCNLSQGVTIGVGGRGERRGVPSVGDRVYFGPGAKVFGKIRIGADVAVGANAVVNIDLPDGSVAAGVPAQIVK